From the Pseudarthrobacter sp. MM222 genome, one window contains:
- a CDS encoding cysteine desulfurase family protein: MIFLDAAATTPVRREVLEAMWPYLTGEFGNPSSHHSLGDAAATALAGARAATAKALGCRPGEITFTSGGTEADNLAVKGIALARRAADPRLDRVVISAVEHPAVEESARYLERVHGFAVDVVPVDTYGRVTEEALTAVLRPETALVSIMYANNEVGTVQPIARLAALARAQGIPFHTDAVQAAGWLPLDTAALGVDALSISGHKLGAPKGNGALFVRGRTRLEPVIHGGGQERGRRSGTENVAGAVALATALTLAGGTRPELADRVAALRDDFIRSVLAGVPGAVLTGHPSERLPSVASFCFPGTSGESVLLELERQGVICSSGSACAAGSDGPSPVLLALGIEPAVAQTAVRFSFDSTVTAAELQEAAAAVRTAVGSVRALGPTRGA; the protein is encoded by the coding sequence ATGATTTTCCTGGATGCAGCCGCCACCACGCCGGTGCGCCGCGAGGTCCTCGAGGCCATGTGGCCGTACCTGACGGGGGAGTTCGGCAACCCCTCGAGCCACCACTCCCTCGGCGACGCCGCCGCCACGGCGCTCGCCGGAGCACGGGCGGCGACGGCGAAGGCCCTCGGCTGCCGGCCGGGCGAGATCACCTTCACCTCCGGCGGCACGGAAGCGGACAACCTCGCGGTGAAAGGCATCGCCCTGGCGCGCCGGGCCGCGGACCCGCGGCTGGACCGGGTTGTGATCAGCGCCGTCGAGCACCCCGCGGTAGAGGAATCGGCCCGCTACCTCGAACGGGTCCACGGGTTCGCCGTCGACGTGGTTCCGGTGGACACCTACGGCCGCGTCACGGAAGAGGCCCTCACCGCGGTCCTCCGGCCGGAGACGGCGCTGGTCAGCATCATGTACGCCAACAACGAGGTGGGCACGGTACAGCCCATCGCCCGGCTCGCCGCACTGGCCCGCGCGCAGGGGATCCCGTTCCATACTGACGCCGTCCAGGCCGCCGGCTGGCTGCCGCTCGACACCGCAGCCCTCGGCGTGGATGCGCTGAGCATCTCGGGCCACAAGCTGGGGGCACCGAAGGGAAACGGCGCCCTGTTCGTGCGCGGCCGGACCCGGCTGGAACCGGTGATCCACGGCGGCGGGCAGGAACGCGGACGCCGCTCGGGCACCGAAAACGTGGCAGGGGCCGTGGCCCTCGCCACCGCACTCACCCTGGCGGGGGGAACCAGGCCGGAACTCGCGGACCGCGTCGCAGCGCTGCGGGATGACTTCATCCGGAGCGTGCTGGCCGGTGTCCCCGGCGCGGTCCTGACCGGCCATCCGTCCGAACGGCTTCCCTCGGTGGCCTCGTTCTGCTTTCCGGGGACCAGCGGTGAATCGGTCCTGCTGGAACTTGAGCGCCAGGGGGTCATCTGCTCCAGCGGTTCCGCCTGTGCCGCGGGTTCGGACGGGCCGTCCCCGGTGCTGCTCGCCCTGGGGATCGAGCCCGCGGTCGCGCAGACCGCCGTCCGGTTCAGCTTCGATTCAACAGTGACGGCAGCCGAGCTGCAGGAAGCGGCGGCCGCGGTCCGCACCGCCGTCGGGAGCGTCCGGGCCCTCGGCCCAACTAGGGGCGCCTAG
- a CDS encoding transglutaminase-like domain-containing protein, with the protein MERSVAARLAFKTVAETKVALAVSVARNAGYSGFKESLSVTAGGEDVALTELSDHHGGRFHYMEFAEPTEVLVEYAATVTGFALPEEPRLMELIRYVRPSRYAESDRLLPTAYAEFGGLAGEELLHAVRNWVFSELRYVSGSSRGTDGAVETLLHRRGVCRDYAHLAIALLRSKNVPARLAAVYAPGLTPMDFHAVAEAHINGAWQIIDPTGLAPRESMLRITAGRDSSDTAFLSTVGGSLTLKELKVTAIVNGELPEEDPARLVVLR; encoded by the coding sequence ATGGAACGCTCTGTCGCCGCACGCCTGGCCTTCAAGACCGTGGCCGAGACCAAAGTCGCGCTGGCGGTCTCCGTGGCCCGCAATGCCGGATACAGCGGCTTCAAGGAATCGCTCTCCGTAACGGCCGGCGGCGAGGACGTCGCCCTGACGGAGCTCTCGGACCATCACGGCGGCCGGTTCCACTACATGGAGTTCGCCGAGCCCACTGAGGTGCTGGTGGAGTACGCCGCGACAGTCACCGGGTTCGCCCTGCCGGAAGAACCGAGGCTGATGGAGCTCATCCGCTACGTGCGGCCGAGCCGTTATGCCGAGTCGGACCGGCTGCTGCCGACGGCGTACGCGGAGTTCGGCGGGCTGGCCGGCGAGGAACTCCTGCACGCCGTGCGCAACTGGGTCTTCAGCGAACTGCGTTACGTGAGCGGGTCCTCCCGGGGGACCGACGGCGCCGTCGAGACGCTGCTGCACCGCCGCGGGGTGTGCCGGGACTACGCTCACCTGGCCATCGCGCTGCTCCGCTCCAAGAATGTTCCGGCTCGGCTCGCCGCGGTCTACGCTCCCGGACTGACCCCGATGGACTTCCACGCCGTCGCCGAGGCGCACATCAACGGCGCGTGGCAGATCATCGACCCCACCGGCTTGGCGCCGCGGGAAAGCATGCTCCGGATCACGGCCGGCCGGGATTCCTCGGACACGGCATTCCTGTCCACGGTGGGCGGCAGCCTGACCCTAAAGGAACTCAAAGTGACCGCCATTGTGAACGGCGAACTGCCGGAAGAGGATCCGGCGAGGCTCGTCGTTCTCCGCTAG
- the nadA gene encoding quinolinate synthase NadA, with protein sequence MSSVNTAIQLITREQATTMRGATAASTCSPALARGPWDYDLAEALAGVPAYGPGASSSDVAPAATPRQGQLPEEYKLAGDVELDARIRAAKAALGDRAVVLGHFYQRDEVVEYADFVGDSFQLANAALTRPDAEAIIFCGVHFMAETADILSRPDQAVILPNLAAGCSMADMADIDSVTECWEQLEELFGTEPDAEGRVPVIPVTYMNSSAALKGFCGEHGGIVCTSSNASTVLEWAFERGQRVLFFPDQHLGRNTAKAMGVPLEQMPMWNPRKDLGGNDEQDLLDSRVILWHGFCSVHKRFNVGQIEKARAEFPGVNVIVHPECPMEVVDAADSAGSTDFIKKAIAAATEPTAFAIGTEINMVNRLAAEYPQHTIFCLDPVICPCSTMYRIHPGYLAWVLEALVRGEVVNRITVEDSVAAPARVALERMLAARP encoded by the coding sequence ATGAGCAGCGTCAACACGGCCATCCAGCTGATCACGCGCGAACAGGCCACCACCATGAGGGGGGCCACGGCCGCGTCCACCTGCAGCCCGGCGCTGGCCCGCGGCCCCTGGGACTACGACCTCGCCGAGGCGCTCGCCGGCGTACCGGCCTACGGACCGGGCGCCTCCAGCTCCGACGTCGCCCCCGCGGCCACACCCCGGCAGGGCCAGCTCCCCGAGGAGTACAAGCTGGCCGGCGACGTCGAGCTCGACGCCCGGATCCGCGCCGCCAAAGCGGCGCTGGGGGACCGCGCCGTCGTGCTGGGGCACTTCTACCAGCGCGACGAGGTGGTCGAATACGCCGACTTCGTGGGCGACTCCTTCCAACTGGCCAACGCCGCCCTGACCCGGCCCGATGCCGAAGCCATCATCTTCTGCGGCGTGCACTTCATGGCCGAAACCGCGGACATCCTGTCCCGGCCGGACCAGGCCGTGATCCTGCCCAACCTCGCCGCCGGCTGCTCGATGGCGGACATGGCCGACATCGACTCCGTCACCGAGTGCTGGGAACAGCTCGAGGAACTCTTCGGGACGGAGCCCGACGCCGAGGGGCGGGTCCCGGTCATCCCGGTCACCTACATGAACTCCTCCGCAGCCCTCAAGGGCTTCTGCGGCGAGCACGGCGGGATCGTCTGCACCTCCTCCAACGCCTCGACGGTGCTGGAGTGGGCCTTCGAGCGCGGCCAGCGGGTGCTGTTCTTCCCGGACCAGCACCTGGGCCGCAACACAGCGAAGGCGATGGGCGTGCCGCTGGAGCAGATGCCGATGTGGAACCCGCGCAAGGACCTTGGCGGCAACGACGAACAGGATCTGCTCGATTCCCGGGTGATCCTGTGGCACGGCTTCTGCTCGGTCCACAAGCGCTTCAACGTGGGCCAGATCGAGAAGGCCCGCGCCGAGTTCCCCGGCGTCAACGTCATCGTGCACCCTGAGTGCCCCATGGAGGTGGTGGACGCCGCCGATTCCGCCGGGTCTACCGATTTCATCAAGAAGGCCATCGCCGCCGCCACCGAACCCACCGCGTTTGCGATCGGCACCGAGATCAACATGGTGAACCGGCTGGCCGCGGAGTACCCGCAGCACACCATCTTCTGCCTGGACCCGGTCATCTGCCCCTGCTCCACGATGTACCGCATCCACCCGGGCTACCTCGCCTGGGTGCTGGAGGCCCTCGTCCGCGGTGAAGTGGTCAACCGCATCACCGTCGAGGACTCCGTCGCGGCCCCGGCCCGGGTCGCCCTGGAACGGATGCTGGCGGCGCGGCCATGA
- the nadC gene encoding carboxylating nicotinate-nucleotide diphosphorylase has protein sequence MTAPAASAATVTAARPTAPPTARPALAGSLPATAVDAVLRAALDEDAPYGDITSQTLIPAEARATAVLAARVPGVFSGGEVFAAAMKLTDPDAVVDVLVPDGAPFPAGTPLARVRGNARAVLLAERVALNLVQRMSAIATKTAEFVALVDGTGARITDTRKTTPGLRVLERYAVRCGGGANHRFGLSDAVLAKDNHLAVLTGGDAAKLTAVLRDARTRLGHTTHFEVEVDSMEQIEPVLAAGVDTIMLDNFTLAELAAGVKQVAGRARVEASGNVNLATVAGIARTGVDVISIGALTHSVAALDLGLDLELETAPSTELPAG, from the coding sequence ATGACAGCACCCGCTGCCAGCGCAGCCACCGTAACCGCTGCGCGCCCCACCGCACCTCCCACCGCACGCCCGGCGCTCGCCGGCAGCCTGCCCGCCACCGCCGTCGACGCCGTGCTGCGCGCCGCCCTGGACGAGGATGCGCCCTATGGGGACATCACCTCGCAGACGCTGATCCCGGCGGAAGCCCGGGCAACAGCGGTGCTGGCCGCCCGGGTCCCCGGGGTGTTCAGCGGCGGAGAAGTCTTCGCTGCCGCCATGAAGCTGACCGATCCCGACGCCGTCGTCGACGTCCTTGTTCCGGACGGGGCTCCCTTCCCGGCCGGAACGCCACTCGCGCGGGTGCGCGGCAACGCCCGCGCCGTGCTGCTGGCCGAACGCGTCGCCCTGAATCTGGTGCAGCGGATGAGCGCCATTGCCACCAAGACGGCGGAGTTCGTGGCCCTCGTGGACGGCACCGGCGCCCGGATCACGGACACCCGGAAGACGACGCCCGGGCTGCGCGTGCTGGAACGCTACGCCGTGCGCTGCGGCGGGGGCGCGAACCACCGCTTCGGCCTGTCCGACGCCGTGCTCGCCAAGGACAACCACCTTGCGGTCCTCACCGGCGGAGATGCCGCAAAGCTCACGGCCGTCCTCCGGGACGCCCGGACGCGGCTGGGCCACACCACGCACTTCGAGGTGGAGGTGGACAGCATGGAGCAGATCGAACCCGTTCTCGCCGCCGGCGTGGACACCATCATGCTGGACAACTTCACCCTGGCGGAGCTTGCCGCCGGAGTGAAGCAGGTGGCCGGTCGCGCCCGCGTCGAGGCCAGCGGCAACGTCAACCTCGCCACCGTGGCCGGCATCGCCAGGACGGGGGTGGACGTCATCTCCATCGGCGCGCTCACCCACAGCGTCGCGGCGCTGGACCTCGGGCTCGACCTTGAACTCGAGACCGCTCCGTCCACGGAACTGCCGGCCGGCTGA
- a CDS encoding MarR family winged helix-turn-helix transcriptional regulator produces MSARATESPVRLAAETWESLFRAQVAVMRRLQAGPAFKSLAVNEYDVLFTLSRCPSGWLRQNELNDHVLLSQSSLSRLVERLEKRGYVERTPAPNDGRGVLIKLTEAGWELQKQIGREHVRDIAALVGPALSRAEQQELLRLTEKLRASVAAR; encoded by the coding sequence ATGTCCGCCAGGGCCACAGAATCACCGGTGCGCCTGGCCGCGGAGACCTGGGAATCCCTGTTCCGCGCCCAGGTGGCCGTGATGCGCCGGCTGCAGGCGGGCCCCGCGTTCAAGAGCCTCGCCGTCAACGAGTATGACGTACTGTTCACACTGTCCCGTTGCCCGTCCGGGTGGCTGCGCCAGAACGAGCTCAACGACCACGTGCTGCTGAGCCAGTCCAGCCTGAGCCGGCTTGTCGAACGGCTCGAAAAGCGCGGCTACGTGGAACGGACGCCCGCCCCGAACGACGGGCGGGGGGTGCTGATCAAGCTCACGGAGGCCGGCTGGGAACTCCAGAAGCAGATCGGCCGGGAACATGTCCGCGACATCGCCGCACTCGTGGGGCCGGCCCTCAGCAGGGCCGAACAGCAGGAGCTGCTGCGGCTGACCGAAAAGCTGCGCGCCTCGGTGGCCGCACGCTGA
- a CDS encoding DUF1684 domain-containing protein, giving the protein MAEQRIDGMDSGDLDSVADISALDIADWRLRTFALYATVRKLAAEDPAEAHTYWRHERDRMFGTHPASPLTAEAKSRFDGLKTADYDPIYRFHIPLTSEGAGREMNVETGTDGLVRFVRLGTFDLPEMGQLAVWKLKGYGGGIFVPFRDATAGQSGGSYGAGRYLLDTIKGAFHGVQGSGPEAEFVVDFNFAYSPSCAYNEAWACPLAGPSNRLAVEIPVGELY; this is encoded by the coding sequence ATGGCGGAACAGCGTATTGACGGAATGGATTCCGGGGACCTGGACAGCGTGGCGGACATCTCCGCCCTCGACATCGCGGACTGGCGGCTCCGGACCTTTGCGCTATACGCCACCGTGCGGAAGCTCGCTGCCGAGGATCCGGCCGAGGCTCATACCTATTGGCGTCACGAGCGGGACCGGATGTTCGGCACGCACCCCGCCTCACCGCTGACCGCTGAGGCCAAGTCGCGCTTCGACGGGCTTAAGACAGCAGACTACGACCCGATCTACCGGTTCCATATCCCGCTGACGAGCGAGGGCGCCGGGCGCGAGATGAACGTCGAGACCGGCACCGACGGCCTGGTCCGCTTCGTCCGGCTGGGCACTTTCGACCTGCCGGAGATGGGCCAGTTGGCAGTCTGGAAGCTCAAGGGCTACGGCGGCGGCATCTTCGTGCCGTTCCGCGACGCCACGGCAGGGCAGTCCGGGGGCAGCTACGGCGCAGGCCGCTACCTGTTGGACACCATCAAGGGCGCCTTCCACGGCGTACAGGGTTCCGGCCCGGAGGCCGAGTTCGTGGTGGACTTCAACTTCGCGTACAGCCCCTCCTGCGCCTACAACGAGGCGTGGGCGTGCCCCCTGGCGGGGCCCTCCAACCGGCTTGCCGTGGAGATCCCGGTCGGCGAACTGTACTGA
- a CDS encoding GtrA family protein, whose product MDAQLEQRSPAPAVVHPPARRRHSGILRYPLVRQLIRFTGVGIVCTITSLALYAFLRPWIGAQPANAAALVLTSLMNTALNRRLTFKITERKRMKRDHLNGLIVILVALLLTGGSLGILHWLNPDATVADELWTTTLSGLVATAVRFTLLRHWIFRRARHR is encoded by the coding sequence ATGGATGCCCAGCTCGAGCAGCGCTCCCCTGCCCCCGCCGTCGTCCATCCTCCGGCCCGCCGCCGGCACAGCGGGATCCTCCGCTACCCCCTGGTCCGTCAACTCATCAGGTTCACCGGCGTCGGGATCGTCTGCACCATCACGTCCCTGGCCCTGTATGCCTTCCTCCGGCCCTGGATTGGCGCCCAGCCGGCCAACGCGGCGGCCCTTGTCCTCACCTCGCTGATGAACACTGCCCTGAACCGGCGCCTGACCTTCAAGATCACCGAGCGGAAGCGGATGAAACGCGACCATCTCAACGGACTGATCGTGATCCTCGTGGCGCTGCTGCTGACCGGCGGCAGCCTGGGCATCCTGCACTGGCTTAACCCGGACGCCACCGTTGCCGACGAGCTGTGGACCACGACGCTGTCAGGGTTGGTCGCCACGGCCGTGCGCTTCACGCTGCTGCGGCACTGGATTTTCCGGCGGGCACGGCACCGCTAG
- a CDS encoding M20/M25/M40 family metallo-hydrolase: MDADDSVREYLDAHTPLLLDRLAEWVRIPSVAGVPERKHHLTRSANWLAGELRGAGFPITEIWEGAEGPAVFAEWSGAPGAPTILIYSHHDVRAVKDENWDQTSPFDPVLRDGRLYGRGSSDAKGQVMAHVWGIRAHLDATGRTAPDVNLKLIVEGEEEAGSPGLADLLQAHRARLDADAVVFSDTLLWRAEHPAICTSIRGMLGAHLEVYGPFTDIHSGAVSGAAPNPALELSRLLAQLHDQKGRITFPGFYDDVEEISQRRRAELAALPFDPQDWLERSHTRSIVGEEGYTVLERLWERPALEVIALAAGDPIGVKRAAVPSMASADLSIRTVSGQSVQDVADQVRRWVKETISDGYSYELSLDTETAQEFYRTPDSRVLDSLSTAMTKGFQSQEVGRMGNAGGGPADLLSSALKVPVVFFGTGLVEDNWHDSDESVRVDILKAGAATLAFLWEELGRPD; this comes from the coding sequence ATGGATGCTGACGACAGCGTACGGGAGTACCTTGACGCCCACACGCCCCTGCTCCTGGACCGGCTCGCGGAGTGGGTCCGCATCCCGTCGGTGGCCGGCGTCCCCGAGCGGAAACACCACCTCACCCGGTCCGCCAACTGGCTGGCCGGGGAGCTGCGGGGCGCCGGGTTCCCGATCACGGAAATCTGGGAGGGGGCCGAGGGCCCTGCGGTCTTCGCGGAATGGTCCGGAGCCCCGGGCGCGCCCACCATTCTCATCTACAGCCACCATGACGTTCGCGCGGTCAAGGACGAGAACTGGGACCAGACCTCCCCGTTCGACCCGGTACTCCGTGATGGGAGGCTGTACGGCCGCGGAAGCTCGGACGCCAAAGGCCAGGTGATGGCGCATGTCTGGGGAATCCGCGCGCACCTGGATGCCACGGGACGCACCGCACCGGACGTGAACCTCAAGCTGATTGTCGAAGGGGAGGAAGAAGCGGGCTCCCCCGGCCTGGCAGACCTCCTCCAGGCCCACCGGGCCCGCCTTGATGCGGATGCGGTGGTGTTTTCCGACACCCTGTTGTGGCGTGCGGAGCATCCTGCCATCTGCACCAGCATCCGCGGCATGCTCGGCGCACACCTTGAGGTTTACGGGCCGTTTACCGACATTCACAGCGGCGCGGTGTCCGGGGCGGCCCCCAATCCGGCCCTTGAGCTCAGTCGGCTGCTCGCGCAGCTACACGACCAAAAGGGGAGAATCACGTTCCCGGGCTTCTACGACGACGTCGAGGAAATCTCCCAGCGCCGCCGGGCAGAACTGGCGGCACTCCCCTTCGACCCGCAGGACTGGCTGGAGCGCTCCCACACCCGGAGCATCGTAGGCGAGGAAGGCTACACGGTCCTGGAACGGCTGTGGGAGCGTCCGGCGTTGGAAGTCATTGCCCTGGCAGCCGGGGACCCGATCGGCGTAAAGCGTGCAGCCGTTCCGTCCATGGCCTCCGCAGACCTGAGCATCCGCACTGTCTCCGGCCAGAGTGTCCAGGACGTGGCAGATCAGGTGCGGCGCTGGGTGAAGGAAACCATTAGCGACGGCTATTCCTACGAGCTGTCTCTGGATACCGAAACCGCCCAGGAGTTTTACAGGACTCCGGACAGCCGGGTGCTGGACAGTCTTTCCACAGCAATGACGAAAGGCTTCCAGTCCCAGGAGGTGGGGCGCATGGGTAATGCCGGCGGCGGGCCCGCGGACCTGCTCTCCTCCGCGCTGAAGGTTCCCGTGGTCTTTTTCGGGACGGGACTTGTGGAGGACAACTGGCACGACAGTGACGAGAGCGTCCGCGTGGACATCCTGAAAGCCGGCGCCGCGACCCTGGCCTTCCTGTGGGAGGAACTCGGCCGGCCGGACTAG
- a CDS encoding glutamate--cysteine ligase 2, giving the protein MNRPETRPDGRLQRTFGVEEEFLLVDPVTGRPAPVAELSLRHGASSPEPGAGPSLTPEVKQEQLEAVSPVCSTLQELAAAIREGRALADKAARTAGARAVALATSPIAATPTLLPEPRYLEMAARFGLTLKEQLTCGFHVHVSVISGEEGVAVLDRIRVWLPVLLALSANSPFWQGCDSGYASFRYQAWNRWPTAGPSERFGSEREYRRYVELLLATGVLLDEGMVYFDARLSRNHPTVEVRIADVCMDPDDATAIAAIVRALVERAAQDWRVGIPAPRLSAAQLRLAAWKASESGVDGTLLHPLLNLPCPAAEAVQALLTHVRPALASTGDEEQVTLELARILSCGTGSRRQRETMMNSQSLAAVVLDAVDRTRGTAQAPHRRSRRLQAT; this is encoded by the coding sequence ATGAACAGACCGGAAACCCGTCCGGACGGCAGGCTTCAACGAACCTTCGGCGTTGAAGAGGAATTCCTACTCGTCGACCCCGTAACGGGGCGGCCGGCCCCCGTCGCAGAACTGTCCCTGCGGCACGGGGCGAGCAGCCCAGAGCCAGGCGCGGGCCCGTCGCTGACCCCGGAGGTCAAGCAGGAGCAGCTTGAAGCAGTCAGCCCTGTTTGCTCCACCTTGCAGGAACTGGCGGCGGCCATCCGCGAGGGCCGGGCCCTGGCTGACAAAGCTGCCCGGACGGCGGGCGCCAGGGCGGTGGCGCTGGCCACCAGCCCCATTGCGGCAACTCCAACACTCCTACCGGAGCCGCGCTACCTGGAGATGGCAGCCCGGTTTGGGCTGACACTTAAGGAGCAGCTAACTTGCGGCTTCCATGTCCACGTCAGCGTTATCTCCGGGGAGGAAGGCGTAGCGGTCCTGGACCGGATCCGCGTCTGGTTGCCGGTTCTGCTGGCGCTGAGCGCGAACTCCCCGTTCTGGCAGGGATGCGACAGCGGTTACGCGAGCTTCCGCTATCAGGCGTGGAACCGATGGCCGACGGCGGGACCTAGCGAACGGTTCGGATCGGAACGGGAGTACCGCCGTTACGTTGAGTTGCTGCTGGCTACCGGCGTACTCCTTGACGAGGGCATGGTGTACTTTGACGCACGCCTCTCCCGCAATCATCCGACGGTTGAGGTGCGCATCGCCGACGTCTGCATGGACCCCGACGACGCCACGGCCATTGCCGCCATTGTGCGGGCACTCGTGGAACGGGCGGCCCAGGACTGGAGGGTGGGCATTCCGGCGCCCCGCCTCTCCGCCGCGCAACTGCGCCTGGCGGCGTGGAAGGCCAGCGAGTCCGGCGTGGACGGCACGCTTCTGCATCCCCTCCTGAACCTGCCGTGCCCGGCCGCCGAAGCGGTGCAGGCCCTCCTGACGCATGTCCGCCCGGCCCTCGCCAGCACCGGCGACGAGGAGCAGGTGACCCTGGAACTCGCCCGGATTCTCTCCTGCGGCACAGGCTCCAGAAGGCAACGCGAGACCATGATGAACAGCCAGAGCCTGGCCGCGGTGGTGCTGGACGCCGTCGACCGCACCCGCGGCACAGCCCAAGCTCCGCACCGCCGGTCCCGGCGGCTGCAAGCCACCTGA
- the nadB gene encoding L-aspartate oxidase codes for MTRRLVVVGSGIAGLYAALLACDAADAEGAGSSAVEVVLLSKGTLEQSNTFYAQGGVSAVLSPGEAFPGDSVAAHIADTLAAGAGLNDPEAVRILCTEALRDIAGLQRFGVQFDAGPGSGPALGLEAAHSAPRILHAGGDATGACISRALVAAVLGRAAAGRLRVETGAFVTELLTHPESGRVTGVAYLAGGEAKQLAADAVLLATGGAGRLFGRTSNPSVATADGLALAWRAGAAVRDLEFFQFHPTTLAADEVPGGPPALLISEAVRGEGAVLLDAAGYRFMPDYHPDAELAPRDVVSRSIALHLAATGAAPDSPVYLDARGVDAARGPGFLARRFPTISAATRAAGYDWAAELLPVSPAAHYWMGGVATDFRGRTSVPGLYAAGEVACTGVQGANRLASNSLLEGLVFGRRAVEAFLDEAGPEAVPAAVRAAVAGTRDELPAAEPGKLTVPFSRAALRRLMTGAAGVMRTGSELDAAAVQLAQWAATLAGEPGTDSDQTAHEDRNLLLAAQLLVAAARKRTVSVGAHYRADSPAGAAHSAVLVAPARSTSTAGKSGHRHASASRPKQRIST; via the coding sequence ATGACCAGGCGGCTGGTGGTGGTGGGCAGCGGCATCGCCGGGCTGTACGCCGCGCTGCTCGCCTGCGACGCGGCGGACGCCGAGGGGGCGGGCAGCTCCGCCGTCGAGGTGGTGCTCCTGAGCAAGGGGACCCTGGAACAAAGCAACACCTTCTATGCCCAGGGCGGCGTCTCGGCCGTGCTGTCGCCGGGGGAGGCCTTCCCGGGCGATTCCGTGGCGGCCCACATCGCCGACACGCTGGCGGCCGGAGCCGGGCTCAACGACCCGGAGGCCGTGCGGATCCTGTGTACCGAAGCGCTCCGCGACATCGCCGGGCTGCAGCGGTTCGGCGTGCAGTTTGACGCGGGTCCGGGCAGTGGGCCGGCGCTGGGGCTCGAGGCCGCGCACTCGGCGCCCCGTATCCTGCATGCCGGCGGCGACGCGACCGGCGCCTGCATCTCCCGGGCGCTGGTTGCCGCCGTCCTGGGGCGGGCCGCCGCGGGACGGCTCCGGGTGGAGACCGGTGCCTTCGTGACCGAATTGCTGACCCACCCGGAGTCCGGGCGCGTCACAGGCGTCGCCTACCTCGCCGGCGGGGAGGCCAAACAGCTCGCCGCGGATGCGGTGCTGCTTGCCACCGGCGGCGCCGGCCGGCTGTTTGGCCGGACCAGCAACCCCTCCGTCGCCACGGCGGACGGCCTCGCGCTGGCGTGGCGGGCGGGCGCCGCGGTGCGGGACCTCGAGTTCTTCCAGTTCCACCCCACCACCCTGGCCGCGGACGAGGTTCCGGGCGGACCTCCCGCACTGCTGATCTCCGAGGCGGTCCGCGGCGAGGGGGCGGTGCTGCTGGACGCCGCCGGCTACCGTTTCATGCCGGACTACCACCCGGACGCGGAACTGGCCCCGCGCGACGTCGTCTCCCGCAGCATCGCGCTGCACCTGGCCGCCACCGGCGCAGCGCCGGACAGCCCCGTCTACCTGGACGCCCGGGGCGTAGACGCAGCCCGCGGCCCGGGCTTCCTGGCCCGGCGCTTCCCCACCATCAGTGCGGCCACCCGCGCTGCAGGCTACGACTGGGCTGCGGAACTGCTGCCGGTCTCCCCGGCGGCGCACTACTGGATGGGCGGGGTCGCCACGGATTTCCGGGGACGCACGTCCGTCCCGGGGCTGTACGCCGCGGGCGAAGTGGCGTGCACCGGCGTGCAGGGCGCCAACCGGCTTGCCAGCAATTCACTGCTGGAGGGCCTCGTGTTCGGCCGCCGTGCCGTGGAAGCCTTCCTCGACGAGGCGGGCCCGGAGGCCGTCCCGGCGGCTGTACGCGCGGCTGTCGCCGGCACCAGGGACGAACTCCCCGCCGCTGAACCCGGCAAGTTGACGGTTCCGTTCAGCCGTGCCGCCCTCCGGCGCCTGATGACCGGCGCCGCAGGCGTGATGCGCACCGGATCCGAACTCGACGCCGCCGCGGTGCAGCTCGCGCAATGGGCGGCGACCCTTGCCGGGGAGCCCGGAACCGATTCCGACCAGACCGCCCACGAGGACCGGAACCTGCTGCTCGCCGCACAGCTGCTCGTGGCAGCGGCGCGGAAGCGGACCGTCTCCGTCGGCGCGCACTACCGCGCCGACAGCCCGGCCGGCGCCGCACACTCCGCGGTGCTGGTTGCCCCCGCCCGCTCCACCTCGACGGCCGGCAAGTCCGGCCACCGGCACGCTTCCGCATCCCGGCCCAAGCAAAGGATCTCGACATGA